A part of Tessaracoccus timonensis genomic DNA contains:
- a CDS encoding molybdenum cofactor biosynthesis protein B, with translation MLYRAMVITCSDRAHAGVYADRSGPIIVEGLRAAGFDAPAPTIVPDDRDAIANTIQNAVHDGARAVVTCGGTGVGPRDVTVEATRALLDYELPGIAETLRRVGPQPHAMLSRGIAGIITCDGVRAVVLNAPGSVGGARDVVEHIVPALTHFIDQLDGGDHG, from the coding sequence ATGTTGTACCGCGCGATGGTGATTACCTGCTCCGACCGGGCCCACGCTGGCGTCTATGCCGACCGCTCGGGCCCCATCATCGTCGAAGGGCTCCGCGCCGCCGGTTTTGACGCGCCCGCTCCCACCATCGTCCCCGATGACCGCGACGCCATCGCGAACACCATCCAGAATGCTGTGCACGACGGTGCCCGGGCGGTGGTCACGTGTGGCGGCACCGGCGTCGGCCCGCGTGACGTCACCGTCGAAGCCACACGCGCACTGCTCGACTACGAACTGCCGGGCATCGCGGAGACGTTGCGCCGCGTCGGGCCTCAGCCGCACGCCATGCTCTCGCGCGGCATCGCCGGAATCATCACCTGCGACGGCGTGCGCGCCGTGGTGCTCAATGCGCCCGGGTCGGTGGGCGGCGCACGCGATGTCGTCGAACACATCGTGCCAGCCCTCACACACTTCATCGACCAGCTCGATGGGGGAGACCATGGATAA
- a CDS encoding molybdopterin-binding protein, with amino-acid sequence MSQIRISQAARLLGVSDDTMRRWADAGRVASQHDSSGKLVIDGASLATFAQEQAAANNPGALDTRSGHRSARNHLTGLVVKVTSDKVMSQVELQCGPYRVVSLISTEAVEELGLEPGVIATAVIKSTNVTIEA; translated from the coding sequence ATGTCGCAAATACGCATTTCACAGGCTGCTCGGCTGCTCGGGGTGTCGGATGACACCATGCGCCGTTGGGCGGACGCGGGCCGAGTAGCCTCGCAGCACGATTCTTCTGGAAAGTTAGTCATCGACGGGGCCTCGCTCGCCACCTTCGCGCAGGAGCAGGCTGCAGCGAACAATCCCGGAGCGCTGGACACCCGCTCCGGCCACCGCTCTGCGCGCAACCACCTCACCGGCCTGGTGGTGAAGGTGACATCCGACAAGGTCATGAGCCAGGTCGAGCTGCAGTGCGGGCCCTACCGGGTCGTGTCACTCATCTCCACCGAGGCGGTCGAAGAGCTGGGCCTGGAGCCGGGCGTCATCGCCACCGCGGTCATCAAGTCCACCAACGTCACGATCGAGGCATGA
- the modA gene encoding molybdate ABC transporter substrate-binding protein has protein sequence MRRFLAISSALLLLAGCASTPSATEASQSPASNDGTVVFAAASLHAAFEELAEGSNVSFSFDGSSGLVDQIAGGAPADVFASADKRNMDKAVEKELIDGEPKMFATNTLVLVTPADNPAGVTGLDDSLDGAKLVVCAADVPCGGATNRLAETVGVSLKPVSEETSVTNVLGKVTAGEADAGLVYATDATGAGDKVYTIEIPEAKNDPNTYWIAAVRGGDSVKARAFIEQVTGDGQKTLSDYGFGPPAP, from the coding sequence ATGCGCCGTTTCCTTGCTATTTCTTCCGCTCTCCTGCTCTTGGCAGGATGCGCTTCGACGCCTTCAGCGACTGAGGCATCCCAGTCCCCAGCATCGAACGACGGCACCGTCGTGTTCGCGGCAGCATCGCTGCACGCAGCGTTCGAGGAACTCGCTGAGGGCTCCAACGTTTCCTTCTCTTTTGACGGGTCGTCCGGCCTAGTCGACCAGATCGCCGGCGGAGCGCCCGCCGACGTCTTTGCCTCGGCCGACAAACGCAACATGGACAAGGCCGTCGAGAAGGAGCTCATCGACGGCGAACCGAAGATGTTCGCCACCAACACGCTCGTGCTCGTCACGCCGGCCGACAACCCGGCTGGAGTCACTGGCCTCGATGATTCACTCGACGGCGCAAAGCTCGTCGTGTGCGCAGCCGACGTACCATGCGGAGGTGCCACAAACCGGTTGGCAGAAACCGTCGGGGTGAGTCTGAAACCTGTTTCTGAGGAGACGAGCGTCACTAACGTGCTCGGCAAGGTCACTGCGGGTGAAGCCGACGCGGGGCTCGTCTACGCCACCGACGCGACCGGCGCAGGCGACAAGGTGTACACCATCGAGATCCCGGAAGCGAAAAACGACCCCAACACCTACTGGATCGCCGCGGTGCGCGGTGGTGACAGCGTCAAGGCGCGCGCGTTCATCGAGCAGGTGACGGGCGACGGGCAGAAAACACTCAGCGACTACGGTTTCGGCCCGCCGGCGCCCTAG
- a CDS encoding ABC transporter permease: protein MQPLPRWLFAPFTLGVAVLAVPLIGLLVSADWAALPSLLTSARALDALRLSLITCSISTLIVLLIGVPLALVLARSEAWWSTVVRTLVTVPMVLPPVVAGLALLTTFGRRGLVGQFLEVAGIQVGFTTVAVVMAQTFVALPFLVTSLEGALRTQGAEYDAVSASLGASPTRTLWRVTLPLMWPAIASGTALSFARALGEFGATLTFAGSLQGVTRTLPLEIYLLREQDADTAIALSVVLIALALLIVCVAGRQNTWRVGRR, encoded by the coding sequence ATGCAACCACTTCCTCGGTGGCTGTTTGCCCCTTTCACGCTGGGTGTGGCGGTGCTTGCCGTGCCCCTGATCGGCTTGCTCGTGAGTGCCGATTGGGCGGCGCTGCCGTCGCTGCTCACTTCGGCGCGAGCGCTCGACGCACTCCGGTTGAGTCTCATCACGTGCAGCATTTCGACCCTCATCGTGCTGCTGATCGGGGTGCCGCTGGCGCTCGTGCTGGCGCGCAGTGAGGCCTGGTGGAGTACGGTCGTGCGCACGCTGGTGACGGTGCCGATGGTGCTGCCTCCAGTGGTGGCGGGCCTGGCGCTGCTCACGACGTTCGGCCGGCGCGGGCTGGTGGGGCAGTTCCTCGAGGTGGCGGGCATCCAGGTGGGTTTCACGACGGTGGCTGTGGTGATGGCGCAGACCTTCGTCGCGTTGCCGTTTCTCGTCACATCGCTGGAGGGGGCGCTTCGCACGCAAGGAGCCGAGTACGACGCCGTCTCTGCCAGCTTGGGTGCGTCGCCCACGCGCACGTTGTGGCGTGTGACGTTGCCGCTCATGTGGCCGGCGATTGCGTCGGGAACGGCGCTGTCGTTTGCGAGGGCGCTCGGCGAGTTCGGCGCGACGCTCACGTTCGCCGGGTCGCTGCAGGGTGTGACGCGCACGCTGCCTCTCGAGATCTATCTGTTGCGCGAGCAGGACGCGGACACCGCGATCGCGTTGTCGGTGGTGCTCATCGCGCTGGCGCTGTTGATCGTGTGCGTGGCCGGGCGCCAGAACACCTGGCGGGTGGGACGTCGGTAA